One window of Erwinia aphidicola genomic DNA carries:
- the ptsG gene encoding PTS glucose transporter subunit IIBC, with product MFKNAFANLQKVGKSLMLPVSVLPIAGILLGVGSANFSWLPLVVSHVMAEAGGSVFANMPLIFAIGVALGFTNNDGVSALAAVVAYGIMVKTMAVVAPLVLHLPAEEIAAKHLADTGVLGGIIAGSIAAYMFNRFYRIKLPEYLGFFAGKRFVPIISGFTAIFLGVILSFIWPPVGTAIQTFSQWAAYQNPVVAFGIYGVVERSLVPFGLHHIWNVPFQMQIGEYTNAAGQVFHGDIPRYMAGDPTAGMLSGGFLFKMYGLPAAAIAIWHSAKPENRAKVGGIMISAALTSFLTGITEPIEFSFMFVAPILYAIHAILAGLAFPIAILLGMRDGTSFSHGLIDFIVLSGNSSRIWLFPIVGVVYALVYYTVFRVLIVKLNLKTPGREDTASEQSTSSASEMAGNLVAAFGGKENITNLDACITRLRVSVADVAKVDQAGLKKLGAAGVVVAGSGVQAIFGTKSDNLKTEMDDYIRNM from the coding sequence GATCGCGGGTATTCTGCTGGGCGTTGGTTCTGCCAACTTCAGCTGGCTGCCTCTGGTAGTTTCACACGTTATGGCGGAAGCCGGTGGTTCGGTGTTCGCCAACATGCCGCTGATTTTTGCTATTGGTGTGGCGCTGGGCTTCACCAATAACGACGGCGTTTCAGCACTGGCGGCCGTAGTGGCCTACGGTATTATGGTGAAAACCATGGCCGTGGTCGCCCCGCTGGTATTACATCTGCCAGCCGAAGAAATTGCGGCGAAACACCTGGCGGACACCGGGGTACTGGGCGGTATTATTGCCGGTTCCATCGCCGCGTATATGTTTAACCGCTTCTACCGCATCAAGCTGCCTGAGTATCTGGGCTTCTTCGCCGGTAAACGCTTTGTGCCGATTATCTCCGGTTTCACCGCCATCTTCCTCGGCGTGATCCTCTCCTTTATCTGGCCACCGGTCGGTACCGCCATCCAGACGTTCTCACAGTGGGCGGCTTATCAGAACCCCGTTGTGGCCTTTGGTATCTATGGGGTGGTTGAGCGCTCGCTGGTGCCGTTTGGTCTGCATCATATCTGGAACGTACCTTTCCAGATGCAGATCGGTGAATACACCAACGCCGCGGGCCAGGTGTTCCATGGCGATATCCCTCGCTACATGGCGGGTGACCCGACTGCGGGCATGCTGTCCGGCGGCTTCCTGTTCAAAATGTATGGTCTGCCAGCGGCGGCTATCGCCATCTGGCACTCAGCGAAGCCTGAGAACCGCGCAAAAGTGGGCGGCATCATGATCTCCGCTGCGCTGACCTCGTTCCTGACCGGGATTACCGAACCGATCGAGTTCTCGTTCATGTTCGTTGCGCCAATCCTGTATGCCATCCACGCTATCCTGGCGGGCCTGGCCTTCCCAATCGCTATCCTGTTAGGCATGCGTGACGGCACCAGCTTCTCACACGGTCTGATCGACTTTATCGTGCTGAGCGGCAACAGCAGCCGCATCTGGCTGTTCCCTATTGTCGGGGTGGTTTACGCGCTGGTTTACTACACCGTGTTCCGCGTGCTGATTGTCAAACTGAACCTGAAAACCCCTGGCCGTGAAGATACCGCCAGCGAGCAGAGCACCAGTTCAGCCAGCGAAATGGCCGGTAACCTGGTGGCGGCATTTGGTGGCAAAGAGAACATCACCAACCTCGATGCCTGCATCACCCGTCTGCGCGTGAGCGTTGCCGACGTGGCAAAAGTTGACCAGGCTGGCCTGAAGAAACTGGGCGCTGCAGGGGTGGTTGTGGCAGGCTCCGGCGTTCAGGCAATTTTCGGCACAAAGTCCGATAACCTGAAAACCGAAATGGATGACTACATCCGTAACATGTAA